A genomic segment from Glycine max cultivar Williams 82 chromosome 1, Glycine_max_v4.0, whole genome shotgun sequence encodes:
- the LOC100819924 gene encoding oxysterol-binding protein-related protein 2A isoform X1, translated as MRVKEMHPLCCISLESPGIGKYSPEREPAALFRTRSLPAAGSHGNAAQGSETTVAGVLYKWTNYGKGWRSRWFLLRNGVLSYAKIRCPENLNLLTPSDDVRLIGEISTNRLARVDSAATVTRRKHRKASSSSSSGVVHLKQISSFRESKSDDRRFYIFTATKTLHLRTDSRKDRVAWIQALVSTRGLYPLQPLNDHLLLAPNDISLSTERLKTRLLEEGTGENLVKECEQIMLSEFSEMQGQLEVLCQERSNLLDTIRQLEAANTEPEASAIHDGEYQLTKNEFSSLGRGKYSDTGMIMGTVAVDKYEIIFCPLSLECSTTESSDDIEKQEMEEVSDEDEISYYDTRECFTEPDCKCESAEAMNQVDRCREANTQYTDTENIHPEKMVCNYKHPQLARRKKLPDPVEKEKGVSLWSMIKDNVGKDLTRVCLPVYFNEPISSLQKCCEDLEYSYLLDQAYEYGKSGNGLLRALYVAAFAVSGYASSEGRNCKPFNPLLGETYEADYPDKGIRFFSEKVSHHPTLIACHCEGRGWKFWADSNIHSKFWGRSIQLDPVGVLTLEFSDGEIFQWSKVTTTIYNLILGKIYCDHHGSMDIRGNRTYSCRLKFKEQTILDRNPRQVHGFVEDVTGKRVATLFGKWDDNMYYMSGNINVKPKDFTSANASLLWKRTMPSPNLTRYNLTPFAITLNELTPGLKEKLPPTDSRLRPDQRHLENGEYEKANLEKQRLEKRQRMSRKIQESGWKPRWFRREGENGTFRYVGGYWEAREHGRWDGCPNIFGEFNEDSTDPLGASS; from the exons ATGCGAGTGAAAGAGATGCACCCGCTGTGCTGTATCTCCCTCGAGAGTCCCGGAATCGGCAAATATTCGCCGGAGCGGGAGCCGGCGGCGCTTTTCCGAACCAGGAGCCTTCCGGCGGCTGGATCTCACGGCAATGCCGCTCAGGGATCGGAGACCACCGTCGCCGGCGTTCTCTACAAGTGGACCAATTACGGCAAAGGCTGGAGATCCCGCTGGTTCCTCTTGCGGAATGGCGTTCTCTCCTACGCCAAGATCCGCTGTCCGGAGAATCTCAACCTCCTCACTCCATCCGACGACGTTCGCCTCATCGGAGAGATTTCCACCAACCGTCTAGCACGAGTGGACAGCGCCGCCACCGTCACGCGACGGAAGCATCGcaaagcttcttcttcttcttcttctggcgTAGTCCATCTCAAG CAGATTTCGTCGTTTAGAGAGAGCAAGTCAGATGATCGGCGTTTCTATATATTTACAGCAACGAAGACCCTCCATCTGAGAACTGATTCAAGGAAAGATCGCGTGGCGTGGATACAAGCCTTGGTTTCAACACGTGGCCTGTATCCTCTTCAACCACTCAATGATCATCTCTTGCTTGCACCCAATGATATATCCTTGTCAACCGAGAGGCTTAAGACACGCTTGCTTGAAGAGGGTACCGGTGAGAACCTTGTAAAAGAGTGCGAGCAAATCATGCTCTCAGAGTTCTCCGAAATGCAAGGACAGCTTGAAGTTCTTTGTCAAGAGCGATCTAATTTGCTCGATACAATAAGGCAGTTAGAG GCAGCTAATACTGAGCCTGAGGCCTCTGCTATACACGATGGTGAATACCAATTAACAAAGAATGAGTTTTCAAGTCTTGGACGTGGAAAATATAGTG ATACTGGAATGATCATGGGCACTGTCGCTGTGGATAagtatgaaataatattttgtccTTTGTCTTTAG AATGTAGTACAACTGAATCATCTGATGATATTGAGAAACAAGAGATGGAGGAAGTGTCAGATGAAGATGAAATCTCATATTATGATACTAGAGAGTGTTTTACGGAGCCTGATTGCAAGTGTGAGTCAGCAGAAGCTATGAATCAAGTGGACAGGTGTAGGGAGGCCAACACACAATATACTGATACAGAGAACATTCATCCTGAGAAAATGGTGTGTAATTATAAGCACCCTCAGTTAGCAAGACGAAAAAAGCTTCCAGATCCTGTTGAGAAAGAGAAGGGTGTTAGTCTTTGGTCAATGATCAAGGACAATGTGGGAAAAGATCTAACGAGAGTTTGTCTCCCGGTATACTTTAATGAGCCGATATCATCCCTACAAAAATGTTGTGAGGACTTGGAGTACTCTTATCTTCTGGATCAAGCTTATGAGTACGGAAAATCA GGAAACGGTCTCCTTCGGGCACTTTATGTTGCTGCCTTTGCAGTTTCCGGATATGCGTCATCTGAAGGTCGTAATTGTAAACCCTTTAATCCTTTATTAGGAGAAACCTACGAAGCTGATTACCCCGACAAAGGAATTCGCTTCTTTTCCGAGAAG GTCAGTCACCATCCAACTCTCATTGCCTGCCACTGCGAAGGTAGAGGATGGAAGTTTTGGGCTGACAGCAACATCCATTCAAAGTTTTGGGGAAGGTCAATTCAGCTTGACCCAGTGGGTGTTCTGACCCTAGAGTTTAGTGATGGTGAAATATTTCAGTGGAGCAAG GTCACCACCACGATCTATAATCTTATCCTTGGGAAAATATACTGTGATCATCATGGGAGCATGGATATACGCGGTAATCGTACATATTCATGCAGACTCAAGTTCAAAGAGCAGACGATCCTTGATCGAAATCCTCGCCAG GTGCATGGATTTGTCGAAGATGTAACGGGAAAAAGAGTTGCCACATTATTTGGCAAGTGGGATGACAACATGTATTATATGAGTGGTAATATAAATGTCAAGCCTAAAGATTTCACTTCAGCAAACGCATCCTTGTTGTGGAAAAGGACTATGCCATCTCCCAATCTCACCCGGTATAATTTGACACCATTTGCCATCACTCTGAATGAGCTTACTCCGGGACTGAAG GAGAAACTCCCGCCCACGGATTCCAGGCTCAGACCAGATCAACGGCATCTAGAGAATGGGGAATACGAGAAGGCCAATTTGGAGAAACAAAGGTTGGAAAAGCGGCAGAGAATG TCAAGGAAAATACAAGAAAGTGGTTGGAAGCCTAGATGGTTCCGAAGAGAAGGTGAAAATGGAACGTTTCGATACGTTGGTGGGTATTGGGAGGCGAGAGAGCATGGAAGATGGGACGGGTGCCCGAATATATTTGGTGAATTTAATGAAGACTCTACCGATCCGTTAGGTGCATCTTCTTAA
- the LOC100819924 gene encoding oxysterol-binding protein-related protein 2A isoform X5, whose protein sequence is MLSEFSEMQGQLEVLCQERSNLLDTIRQLEAANTEPEASAIHDGEYQLTKNEFSSLGRGKYSDTGMIMGTVAVDKYEIIFCPLSLECSTTESSDDIEKQEMEEVSDEDEISYYDTRECFTEPDCKCESAEAMNQVDRCREANTQYTDTENIHPEKMVCNYKHPQLARRKKLPDPVEKEKGVSLWSMIKDNVGKDLTRVCLPVYFNEPISSLQKCCEDLEYSYLLDQAYEYGKSGNGLLRALYVAAFAVSGYASSEGRNCKPFNPLLGETYEADYPDKGIRFFSEKVSHHPTLIACHCEGRGWKFWADSNIHSKFWGRSIQLDPVGVLTLEFSDGEIFQWSKVTTTIYNLILGKIYCDHHGSMDIRGNRTYSCRLKFKEQTILDRNPRQVHGFVEDVTGKRVATLFGKWDDNMYYMSGNINVKPKDFTSANASLLWKRTMPSPNLTRYNLTPFAITLNELTPGLKEKLPPTDSRLRPDQRHLENGEYEKANLEKQRLEKRQRMSRKIQESGWKPRWFRREGENGTFRYVGGYWEAREHGRWDGCPNIFGEFNEDSTDPLGASS, encoded by the exons ATGCTCTCAGAGTTCTCCGAAATGCAAGGACAGCTTGAAGTTCTTTGTCAAGAGCGATCTAATTTGCTCGATACAATAAGGCAGTTAGAG GCAGCTAATACTGAGCCTGAGGCCTCTGCTATACACGATGGTGAATACCAATTAACAAAGAATGAGTTTTCAAGTCTTGGACGTGGAAAATATAGTG ATACTGGAATGATCATGGGCACTGTCGCTGTGGATAagtatgaaataatattttgtccTTTGTCTTTAG AATGTAGTACAACTGAATCATCTGATGATATTGAGAAACAAGAGATGGAGGAAGTGTCAGATGAAGATGAAATCTCATATTATGATACTAGAGAGTGTTTTACGGAGCCTGATTGCAAGTGTGAGTCAGCAGAAGCTATGAATCAAGTGGACAGGTGTAGGGAGGCCAACACACAATATACTGATACAGAGAACATTCATCCTGAGAAAATGGTGTGTAATTATAAGCACCCTCAGTTAGCAAGACGAAAAAAGCTTCCAGATCCTGTTGAGAAAGAGAAGGGTGTTAGTCTTTGGTCAATGATCAAGGACAATGTGGGAAAAGATCTAACGAGAGTTTGTCTCCCGGTATACTTTAATGAGCCGATATCATCCCTACAAAAATGTTGTGAGGACTTGGAGTACTCTTATCTTCTGGATCAAGCTTATGAGTACGGAAAATCA GGAAACGGTCTCCTTCGGGCACTTTATGTTGCTGCCTTTGCAGTTTCCGGATATGCGTCATCTGAAGGTCGTAATTGTAAACCCTTTAATCCTTTATTAGGAGAAACCTACGAAGCTGATTACCCCGACAAAGGAATTCGCTTCTTTTCCGAGAAG GTCAGTCACCATCCAACTCTCATTGCCTGCCACTGCGAAGGTAGAGGATGGAAGTTTTGGGCTGACAGCAACATCCATTCAAAGTTTTGGGGAAGGTCAATTCAGCTTGACCCAGTGGGTGTTCTGACCCTAGAGTTTAGTGATGGTGAAATATTTCAGTGGAGCAAG GTCACCACCACGATCTATAATCTTATCCTTGGGAAAATATACTGTGATCATCATGGGAGCATGGATATACGCGGTAATCGTACATATTCATGCAGACTCAAGTTCAAAGAGCAGACGATCCTTGATCGAAATCCTCGCCAG GTGCATGGATTTGTCGAAGATGTAACGGGAAAAAGAGTTGCCACATTATTTGGCAAGTGGGATGACAACATGTATTATATGAGTGGTAATATAAATGTCAAGCCTAAAGATTTCACTTCAGCAAACGCATCCTTGTTGTGGAAAAGGACTATGCCATCTCCCAATCTCACCCGGTATAATTTGACACCATTTGCCATCACTCTGAATGAGCTTACTCCGGGACTGAAG GAGAAACTCCCGCCCACGGATTCCAGGCTCAGACCAGATCAACGGCATCTAGAGAATGGGGAATACGAGAAGGCCAATTTGGAGAAACAAAGGTTGGAAAAGCGGCAGAGAATG TCAAGGAAAATACAAGAAAGTGGTTGGAAGCCTAGATGGTTCCGAAGAGAAGGTGAAAATGGAACGTTTCGATACGTTGGTGGGTATTGGGAGGCGAGAGAGCATGGAAGATGGGACGGGTGCCCGAATATATTTGGTGAATTTAATGAAGACTCTACCGATCCGTTAGGTGCATCTTCTTAA
- the LOC100819924 gene encoding oxysterol-binding protein-related protein 2A isoform X6, which produces MLSEFSEMQGQLEVLCQERSNLLDTIRQLEAANTEPEASAIHDGEYQLTKNEFSSLGRGKYSECSTTESSDDIEKQEMEEVSDEDEISYYDTRECFTEPDCKCESAEAMNQVDRCREANTQYTDTENIHPEKMVCNYKHPQLARRKKLPDPVEKEKGVSLWSMIKDNVGKDLTRVCLPVYFNEPISSLQKCCEDLEYSYLLDQAYEYGKSGNGLLRALYVAAFAVSGYASSEGRNCKPFNPLLGETYEADYPDKGIRFFSEKVSHHPTLIACHCEGRGWKFWADSNIHSKFWGRSIQLDPVGVLTLEFSDGEIFQWSKVTTTIYNLILGKIYCDHHGSMDIRGNRTYSCRLKFKEQTILDRNPRQVHGFVEDVTGKRVATLFGKWDDNMYYMSGNINVKPKDFTSANASLLWKRTMPSPNLTRYNLTPFAITLNELTPGLKEKLPPTDSRLRPDQRHLENGEYEKANLEKQRLEKRQRMSRKIQESGWKPRWFRREGENGTFRYVGGYWEAREHGRWDGCPNIFGEFNEDSTDPLGASS; this is translated from the exons ATGCTCTCAGAGTTCTCCGAAATGCAAGGACAGCTTGAAGTTCTTTGTCAAGAGCGATCTAATTTGCTCGATACAATAAGGCAGTTAGAG GCAGCTAATACTGAGCCTGAGGCCTCTGCTATACACGATGGTGAATACCAATTAACAAAGAATGAGTTTTCAAGTCTTGGACGTGGAAAATATAGTG AATGTAGTACAACTGAATCATCTGATGATATTGAGAAACAAGAGATGGAGGAAGTGTCAGATGAAGATGAAATCTCATATTATGATACTAGAGAGTGTTTTACGGAGCCTGATTGCAAGTGTGAGTCAGCAGAAGCTATGAATCAAGTGGACAGGTGTAGGGAGGCCAACACACAATATACTGATACAGAGAACATTCATCCTGAGAAAATGGTGTGTAATTATAAGCACCCTCAGTTAGCAAGACGAAAAAAGCTTCCAGATCCTGTTGAGAAAGAGAAGGGTGTTAGTCTTTGGTCAATGATCAAGGACAATGTGGGAAAAGATCTAACGAGAGTTTGTCTCCCGGTATACTTTAATGAGCCGATATCATCCCTACAAAAATGTTGTGAGGACTTGGAGTACTCTTATCTTCTGGATCAAGCTTATGAGTACGGAAAATCA GGAAACGGTCTCCTTCGGGCACTTTATGTTGCTGCCTTTGCAGTTTCCGGATATGCGTCATCTGAAGGTCGTAATTGTAAACCCTTTAATCCTTTATTAGGAGAAACCTACGAAGCTGATTACCCCGACAAAGGAATTCGCTTCTTTTCCGAGAAG GTCAGTCACCATCCAACTCTCATTGCCTGCCACTGCGAAGGTAGAGGATGGAAGTTTTGGGCTGACAGCAACATCCATTCAAAGTTTTGGGGAAGGTCAATTCAGCTTGACCCAGTGGGTGTTCTGACCCTAGAGTTTAGTGATGGTGAAATATTTCAGTGGAGCAAG GTCACCACCACGATCTATAATCTTATCCTTGGGAAAATATACTGTGATCATCATGGGAGCATGGATATACGCGGTAATCGTACATATTCATGCAGACTCAAGTTCAAAGAGCAGACGATCCTTGATCGAAATCCTCGCCAG GTGCATGGATTTGTCGAAGATGTAACGGGAAAAAGAGTTGCCACATTATTTGGCAAGTGGGATGACAACATGTATTATATGAGTGGTAATATAAATGTCAAGCCTAAAGATTTCACTTCAGCAAACGCATCCTTGTTGTGGAAAAGGACTATGCCATCTCCCAATCTCACCCGGTATAATTTGACACCATTTGCCATCACTCTGAATGAGCTTACTCCGGGACTGAAG GAGAAACTCCCGCCCACGGATTCCAGGCTCAGACCAGATCAACGGCATCTAGAGAATGGGGAATACGAGAAGGCCAATTTGGAGAAACAAAGGTTGGAAAAGCGGCAGAGAATG TCAAGGAAAATACAAGAAAGTGGTTGGAAGCCTAGATGGTTCCGAAGAGAAGGTGAAAATGGAACGTTTCGATACGTTGGTGGGTATTGGGAGGCGAGAGAGCATGGAAGATGGGACGGGTGCCCGAATATATTTGGTGAATTTAATGAAGACTCTACCGATCCGTTAGGTGCATCTTCTTAA
- the LOC100819924 gene encoding oxysterol-binding protein-related protein 2A isoform X3, producing MRVKEMHPLCCISLESPGIGKYSPEREPAALFRTRSLPAAGSHGNAAQGSETTVAGVLYKWTNYGKGWRSRWFLLRNGVLSYAKIRCPENLNLLTPSDDVRLIGEISTNRLARVDSAATVTRRKHRKASSSSSSGVVHLKQISSFRESKSDDRRFYIFTATKTLHLRTDSRKDRVAWIQALVSTRGLYPLQPLNDHLLLAPNDISLSTERLKTRLLEEGTGENLVKECEQIMLSEFSEMQGQLEVLCQERSNLLDTIRQLEAANTEPEASAIHDGEYQLTKNEFSSLGRGKYSECSTTESSDDIEKQEMEEVSDEDEISYYDTRECFTEPDCKCESAEAMNQVDRCREANTQYTDTENIHPEKMVCNYKHPQLARRKKLPDPVEKEKGVSLWSMIKDNVGKDLTRVCLPVYFNEPISSLQKCCEDLEYSYLLDQAYEYGKSGNGLLRALYVAAFAVSGYASSEGRNCKPFNPLLGETYEADYPDKGIRFFSEKVSHHPTLIACHCEGRGWKFWADSNIHSKFWGRSIQLDPVGVLTLEFSDGEIFQWSKVTTTIYNLILGKIYCDHHGSMDIRGNRTYSCRLKFKEQTILDRNPRQVHGFVEDVTGKRVATLFGKWDDNMYYMSGNINVKPKDFTSANASLLWKRTMPSPNLTRYNLTPFAITLNELTPGLKEKLPPTDSRLRPDQRHLENGEYEKANLEKQRLEKRQRMSRKIQESGWKPRWFRREGENGTFRYVGGYWEAREHGRWDGCPNIFGEFNEDSTDPLGASS from the exons ATGCGAGTGAAAGAGATGCACCCGCTGTGCTGTATCTCCCTCGAGAGTCCCGGAATCGGCAAATATTCGCCGGAGCGGGAGCCGGCGGCGCTTTTCCGAACCAGGAGCCTTCCGGCGGCTGGATCTCACGGCAATGCCGCTCAGGGATCGGAGACCACCGTCGCCGGCGTTCTCTACAAGTGGACCAATTACGGCAAAGGCTGGAGATCCCGCTGGTTCCTCTTGCGGAATGGCGTTCTCTCCTACGCCAAGATCCGCTGTCCGGAGAATCTCAACCTCCTCACTCCATCCGACGACGTTCGCCTCATCGGAGAGATTTCCACCAACCGTCTAGCACGAGTGGACAGCGCCGCCACCGTCACGCGACGGAAGCATCGcaaagcttcttcttcttcttcttctggcgTAGTCCATCTCAAG CAGATTTCGTCGTTTAGAGAGAGCAAGTCAGATGATCGGCGTTTCTATATATTTACAGCAACGAAGACCCTCCATCTGAGAACTGATTCAAGGAAAGATCGCGTGGCGTGGATACAAGCCTTGGTTTCAACACGTGGCCTGTATCCTCTTCAACCACTCAATGATCATCTCTTGCTTGCACCCAATGATATATCCTTGTCAACCGAGAGGCTTAAGACACGCTTGCTTGAAGAGGGTACCGGTGAGAACCTTGTAAAAGAGTGCGAGCAAATCATGCTCTCAGAGTTCTCCGAAATGCAAGGACAGCTTGAAGTTCTTTGTCAAGAGCGATCTAATTTGCTCGATACAATAAGGCAGTTAGAG GCAGCTAATACTGAGCCTGAGGCCTCTGCTATACACGATGGTGAATACCAATTAACAAAGAATGAGTTTTCAAGTCTTGGACGTGGAAAATATAGTG AATGTAGTACAACTGAATCATCTGATGATATTGAGAAACAAGAGATGGAGGAAGTGTCAGATGAAGATGAAATCTCATATTATGATACTAGAGAGTGTTTTACGGAGCCTGATTGCAAGTGTGAGTCAGCAGAAGCTATGAATCAAGTGGACAGGTGTAGGGAGGCCAACACACAATATACTGATACAGAGAACATTCATCCTGAGAAAATGGTGTGTAATTATAAGCACCCTCAGTTAGCAAGACGAAAAAAGCTTCCAGATCCTGTTGAGAAAGAGAAGGGTGTTAGTCTTTGGTCAATGATCAAGGACAATGTGGGAAAAGATCTAACGAGAGTTTGTCTCCCGGTATACTTTAATGAGCCGATATCATCCCTACAAAAATGTTGTGAGGACTTGGAGTACTCTTATCTTCTGGATCAAGCTTATGAGTACGGAAAATCA GGAAACGGTCTCCTTCGGGCACTTTATGTTGCTGCCTTTGCAGTTTCCGGATATGCGTCATCTGAAGGTCGTAATTGTAAACCCTTTAATCCTTTATTAGGAGAAACCTACGAAGCTGATTACCCCGACAAAGGAATTCGCTTCTTTTCCGAGAAG GTCAGTCACCATCCAACTCTCATTGCCTGCCACTGCGAAGGTAGAGGATGGAAGTTTTGGGCTGACAGCAACATCCATTCAAAGTTTTGGGGAAGGTCAATTCAGCTTGACCCAGTGGGTGTTCTGACCCTAGAGTTTAGTGATGGTGAAATATTTCAGTGGAGCAAG GTCACCACCACGATCTATAATCTTATCCTTGGGAAAATATACTGTGATCATCATGGGAGCATGGATATACGCGGTAATCGTACATATTCATGCAGACTCAAGTTCAAAGAGCAGACGATCCTTGATCGAAATCCTCGCCAG GTGCATGGATTTGTCGAAGATGTAACGGGAAAAAGAGTTGCCACATTATTTGGCAAGTGGGATGACAACATGTATTATATGAGTGGTAATATAAATGTCAAGCCTAAAGATTTCACTTCAGCAAACGCATCCTTGTTGTGGAAAAGGACTATGCCATCTCCCAATCTCACCCGGTATAATTTGACACCATTTGCCATCACTCTGAATGAGCTTACTCCGGGACTGAAG GAGAAACTCCCGCCCACGGATTCCAGGCTCAGACCAGATCAACGGCATCTAGAGAATGGGGAATACGAGAAGGCCAATTTGGAGAAACAAAGGTTGGAAAAGCGGCAGAGAATG TCAAGGAAAATACAAGAAAGTGGTTGGAAGCCTAGATGGTTCCGAAGAGAAGGTGAAAATGGAACGTTTCGATACGTTGGTGGGTATTGGGAGGCGAGAGAGCATGGAAGATGGGACGGGTGCCCGAATATATTTGGTGAATTTAATGAAGACTCTACCGATCCGTTAGGTGCATCTTCTTAA
- the LOC100819924 gene encoding oxysterol-binding protein-related protein 2A isoform X4, whose product MRVKEMHPLCCISLESPGIGKYSPEREPAALFRTRSLPAAGSHGNAAQGSETTVAGVLYKWTNYGKGWRSRWFLLRNGVLSYAKIRCPENLNLLTPSDDVRLIGEISTNRLARVDSAATVTRRKHRKASSSSSSGVVHLKISSFRESKSDDRRFYIFTATKTLHLRTDSRKDRVAWIQALVSTRGLYPLQPLNDHLLLAPNDISLSTERLKTRLLEEGTGENLVKECEQIMLSEFSEMQGQLEVLCQERSNLLDTIRQLEAANTEPEASAIHDGEYQLTKNEFSSLGRGKYSECSTTESSDDIEKQEMEEVSDEDEISYYDTRECFTEPDCKCESAEAMNQVDRCREANTQYTDTENIHPEKMVCNYKHPQLARRKKLPDPVEKEKGVSLWSMIKDNVGKDLTRVCLPVYFNEPISSLQKCCEDLEYSYLLDQAYEYGKSGNGLLRALYVAAFAVSGYASSEGRNCKPFNPLLGETYEADYPDKGIRFFSEKVSHHPTLIACHCEGRGWKFWADSNIHSKFWGRSIQLDPVGVLTLEFSDGEIFQWSKVTTTIYNLILGKIYCDHHGSMDIRGNRTYSCRLKFKEQTILDRNPRQVHGFVEDVTGKRVATLFGKWDDNMYYMSGNINVKPKDFTSANASLLWKRTMPSPNLTRYNLTPFAITLNELTPGLKEKLPPTDSRLRPDQRHLENGEYEKANLEKQRLEKRQRMSRKIQESGWKPRWFRREGENGTFRYVGGYWEAREHGRWDGCPNIFGEFNEDSTDPLGASS is encoded by the exons ATGCGAGTGAAAGAGATGCACCCGCTGTGCTGTATCTCCCTCGAGAGTCCCGGAATCGGCAAATATTCGCCGGAGCGGGAGCCGGCGGCGCTTTTCCGAACCAGGAGCCTTCCGGCGGCTGGATCTCACGGCAATGCCGCTCAGGGATCGGAGACCACCGTCGCCGGCGTTCTCTACAAGTGGACCAATTACGGCAAAGGCTGGAGATCCCGCTGGTTCCTCTTGCGGAATGGCGTTCTCTCCTACGCCAAGATCCGCTGTCCGGAGAATCTCAACCTCCTCACTCCATCCGACGACGTTCGCCTCATCGGAGAGATTTCCACCAACCGTCTAGCACGAGTGGACAGCGCCGCCACCGTCACGCGACGGAAGCATCGcaaagcttcttcttcttcttcttctggcgTAGTCCATCTCAAG ATTTCGTCGTTTAGAGAGAGCAAGTCAGATGATCGGCGTTTCTATATATTTACAGCAACGAAGACCCTCCATCTGAGAACTGATTCAAGGAAAGATCGCGTGGCGTGGATACAAGCCTTGGTTTCAACACGTGGCCTGTATCCTCTTCAACCACTCAATGATCATCTCTTGCTTGCACCCAATGATATATCCTTGTCAACCGAGAGGCTTAAGACACGCTTGCTTGAAGAGGGTACCGGTGAGAACCTTGTAAAAGAGTGCGAGCAAATCATGCTCTCAGAGTTCTCCGAAATGCAAGGACAGCTTGAAGTTCTTTGTCAAGAGCGATCTAATTTGCTCGATACAATAAGGCAGTTAGAG GCAGCTAATACTGAGCCTGAGGCCTCTGCTATACACGATGGTGAATACCAATTAACAAAGAATGAGTTTTCAAGTCTTGGACGTGGAAAATATAGTG AATGTAGTACAACTGAATCATCTGATGATATTGAGAAACAAGAGATGGAGGAAGTGTCAGATGAAGATGAAATCTCATATTATGATACTAGAGAGTGTTTTACGGAGCCTGATTGCAAGTGTGAGTCAGCAGAAGCTATGAATCAAGTGGACAGGTGTAGGGAGGCCAACACACAATATACTGATACAGAGAACATTCATCCTGAGAAAATGGTGTGTAATTATAAGCACCCTCAGTTAGCAAGACGAAAAAAGCTTCCAGATCCTGTTGAGAAAGAGAAGGGTGTTAGTCTTTGGTCAATGATCAAGGACAATGTGGGAAAAGATCTAACGAGAGTTTGTCTCCCGGTATACTTTAATGAGCCGATATCATCCCTACAAAAATGTTGTGAGGACTTGGAGTACTCTTATCTTCTGGATCAAGCTTATGAGTACGGAAAATCA GGAAACGGTCTCCTTCGGGCACTTTATGTTGCTGCCTTTGCAGTTTCCGGATATGCGTCATCTGAAGGTCGTAATTGTAAACCCTTTAATCCTTTATTAGGAGAAACCTACGAAGCTGATTACCCCGACAAAGGAATTCGCTTCTTTTCCGAGAAG GTCAGTCACCATCCAACTCTCATTGCCTGCCACTGCGAAGGTAGAGGATGGAAGTTTTGGGCTGACAGCAACATCCATTCAAAGTTTTGGGGAAGGTCAATTCAGCTTGACCCAGTGGGTGTTCTGACCCTAGAGTTTAGTGATGGTGAAATATTTCAGTGGAGCAAG GTCACCACCACGATCTATAATCTTATCCTTGGGAAAATATACTGTGATCATCATGGGAGCATGGATATACGCGGTAATCGTACATATTCATGCAGACTCAAGTTCAAAGAGCAGACGATCCTTGATCGAAATCCTCGCCAG GTGCATGGATTTGTCGAAGATGTAACGGGAAAAAGAGTTGCCACATTATTTGGCAAGTGGGATGACAACATGTATTATATGAGTGGTAATATAAATGTCAAGCCTAAAGATTTCACTTCAGCAAACGCATCCTTGTTGTGGAAAAGGACTATGCCATCTCCCAATCTCACCCGGTATAATTTGACACCATTTGCCATCACTCTGAATGAGCTTACTCCGGGACTGAAG GAGAAACTCCCGCCCACGGATTCCAGGCTCAGACCAGATCAACGGCATCTAGAGAATGGGGAATACGAGAAGGCCAATTTGGAGAAACAAAGGTTGGAAAAGCGGCAGAGAATG TCAAGGAAAATACAAGAAAGTGGTTGGAAGCCTAGATGGTTCCGAAGAGAAGGTGAAAATGGAACGTTTCGATACGTTGGTGGGTATTGGGAGGCGAGAGAGCATGGAAGATGGGACGGGTGCCCGAATATATTTGGTGAATTTAATGAAGACTCTACCGATCCGTTAGGTGCATCTTCTTAA